In Nostoc sp. CENA543, a single genomic region encodes these proteins:
- the fabI gene encoding enoyl-ACP reductase FabI: MLNLNGKNALVTGIANNRSIAWGIAQQLHAAGANLGITYLPDDKGKMEKKVAELVEPLNPSLFLPCNVQNEEQIQSTFDTIRDKWGRLDILIHCLAFANKDDLSGDFSQTSRGGFATALEISTYSLVQLSGAAKPLMTEGGSIITLTYLGGVRAVPNYNVMGVAKAGLEASVRYLASELGPQNIRVNAISAGPIRTLASSAVGGILDMIHHVEAVAPLRRTVTQTEVGNTAAFLASDLSSGITGQVIYVDSGYEIMGM; encoded by the coding sequence TTCCATTGCTTGGGGAATCGCCCAACAACTACACGCCGCAGGTGCAAATCTTGGCATTACCTATCTACCGGATGACAAGGGCAAAATGGAGAAGAAAGTTGCTGAACTAGTAGAACCTCTCAACCCCAGCTTATTCCTTCCCTGTAATGTCCAAAATGAGGAACAGATTCAATCTACCTTTGATACCATTCGCGATAAGTGGGGCAGACTAGATATTTTGATTCATTGTTTAGCTTTTGCTAACAAAGATGATTTAAGTGGAGATTTTAGTCAAACTTCTCGTGGTGGATTCGCTACAGCTTTAGAAATTAGTACCTATTCACTAGTACAGTTAAGCGGTGCAGCTAAACCATTAATGACGGAAGGAGGAAGTATTATTACTCTGACTTATTTGGGTGGTGTGAGAGCAGTTCCTAATTACAACGTGATGGGTGTGGCTAAGGCTGGATTGGAAGCTAGTGTACGGTATTTAGCATCAGAACTCGGCCCCCAAAATATCCGCGTGAATGCCATTTCTGCCGGGCCTATTCGCACTTTAGCCTCTAGTGCTGTGGGCGGAATTTTAGATATGATTCACCATGTAGAAGCAGTTGCTCCCCTACGTCGCACCGTTACCCAAACAGAAGTCGGTAACACAGCAGCTTTCTTAGCTAGTGACTTGTCTAGTGGGATCACCGGACAAGTGATTTACGTTGATTCAGGATATGAAATCATGGGAATGTAA
- the hisB gene encoding imidazoleglycerol-phosphate dehydratase HisB gives MQISDYPQVNFSSVPRIASVHRTTGETDVQVSINLDGSGICKVETGVPFLDHMLHQIASHGLIDLEVKATGDWEIDDHHTNEDVGITLGQALHKALGDRKGIVRFGNFLAPLDEALVQVALDFSGRPHLSYGLTIPTERVGTYDTQLVREFFVALVNHSQMTLHIRQLDGINSHHIIEATFKAFARAVRIAVEVDPRRAGTIPSSKGVL, from the coding sequence ATGCAAATCAGCGATTATCCCCAAGTTAATTTCTCTTCAGTTCCTCGCATTGCTTCTGTGCATCGCACCACTGGTGAAACTGATGTACAAGTGAGCATCAACTTAGATGGTAGTGGTATTTGCAAAGTCGAAACGGGTGTTCCGTTTTTAGATCATATGTTGCATCAGATTGCTTCCCACGGCTTAATTGATTTGGAGGTGAAAGCTACAGGAGACTGGGAAATTGATGACCATCATACTAACGAAGATGTGGGTATTACCTTGGGTCAGGCTTTACATAAAGCTTTGGGTGATAGAAAAGGTATTGTCCGCTTTGGTAATTTTTTAGCTCCTTTAGATGAAGCGTTAGTCCAGGTAGCACTGGATTTTTCTGGTCGTCCTCACCTCAGCTATGGTTTAACCATTCCTACCGAACGGGTGGGGACTTACGACACCCAATTGGTGCGAGAATTTTTTGTGGCATTAGTCAACCACAGTCAAATGACGCTGCACATTCGTCAGTTAGATGGTATTAATTCCCATCACATTATTGAAGCCACATTTAAAGCCTTTGCTAGAGCAGTACGCATCGCTGTGGAAGTTGATCCCCGTCGTGCTGGGACTATTCCTAGTTCTAAAGGTGTGCTTTGA
- a CDS encoding bile acid:sodium symporter family protein encodes MEANVFTAVILPIALAIMMLGMGLSLVPEDFQRIRKYPKAVSVGLISQLVFLPAIGFVIAKVIPMQPAIAVGLIIVAICPGGPSSNVITYLAKGDVALSVTLTAVSSVITVFTIPVLANLALQHFMGQTAAIALPIVSTIAQIFLVTILPVVLGMTLKQIFPELARRLEKVTSKLAIALLATIILLLVIREWNRLPGFIVQVGVGVVLLNTLAIAVGFYTSKFSKLNPAQQICIAIEVGLQNGTLALAITAGLLKNPDMAVPAAVYSLFMNVTGFMAIVYGRKLAAIAPVRKPLESKV; translated from the coding sequence ATGGAAGCAAACGTTTTTACTGCGGTTATCTTACCTATAGCCTTGGCTATCATGATGTTAGGAATGGGTTTATCTCTTGTACCGGAGGATTTTCAACGGATCAGGAAATATCCCAAGGCTGTGTCAGTTGGCTTAATTAGTCAGTTAGTGTTTTTACCTGCGATTGGTTTTGTGATTGCGAAAGTGATCCCCATGCAACCTGCGATCGCAGTCGGACTAATTATCGTCGCTATCTGTCCTGGCGGCCCCTCCTCAAACGTCATTACATATTTGGCTAAGGGTGATGTTGCTCTTTCCGTCACACTGACTGCGGTTAGCAGTGTGATTACAGTATTTACAATTCCCGTTTTGGCTAACCTAGCCTTACAGCACTTTATGGGACAAACAGCCGCGATCGCACTTCCCATTGTCTCAACCATCGCGCAAATTTTTCTGGTGACAATTTTACCCGTAGTCTTGGGAATGACTTTAAAACAAATCTTCCCAGAACTGGCTCGTCGTCTAGAAAAAGTCACCAGTAAATTAGCGATCGCCTTACTTGCAACAATTATTCTCCTGTTGGTAATTCGCGAGTGGAATCGTCTTCCGGGCTTCATTGTGCAAGTCGGAGTCGGCGTTGTTCTCTTAAATACCCTGGCAATTGCAGTAGGATTTTATACTAGTAAATTTTCAAAATTAAATCCTGCACAACAAATCTGCATTGCGATTGAAGTCGGCCTGCAAAATGGCACACTTGCCCTAGCAATTACCGCCGGACTACTCAAAAATCCCGACATGGCAGTCCCAGCAGCAGTTTACAGTTTATTCATGAACGTTACAGGGTTTATGGCAATTGTTTACGGCAGAAAACTAGCTGCGATCGCGCCAGTGCGAAAACCCCTGGAGAGTAAGGTTTAG
- a CDS encoding ABC transporter ATP-binding protein yields the protein MKSVKDTADAQLTTEDVPPVVITSGLRKVYRTGFWMNQQVVSLKGCSLTVYQGETFGLLGPNGAGKTTLLKLLLGIIRPSGGRGLLLGQPLGDRQVKQHIGYLSENPYLYEYLTGWEFLELAAGLFEIPVSVQRQRIPELLDLVGLSQTDARKKQMRRYSKGMLQRVGMAQALINDPELIFLDEPMSGLDPLGRYRMREIILSLKAAGKTIFFNSHILSEVEQICDRIAILSQGELVCVGSLGELLGQDETYHVKGEGGDWAILKKWLPSIVFEPDGSWHGVLQGDYYDFLSSLRLMDGRIITLNLSRQSLEEFFIQQISQKSENRE from the coding sequence ATGAAATCTGTCAAAGACACTGCTGATGCTCAATTGACTACTGAAGATGTTCCGCCAGTAGTTATTACTTCCGGTTTAAGAAAGGTATATCGTACAGGCTTTTGGATGAATCAACAGGTTGTCTCCCTCAAAGGCTGTTCTTTGACTGTTTATCAGGGTGAAACTTTTGGTTTATTGGGGCCGAATGGGGCAGGGAAAACTACTCTGTTAAAACTGTTACTGGGAATTATTCGCCCTAGTGGTGGTAGAGGTTTACTCTTGGGTCAACCTTTAGGCGATCGCCAAGTTAAACAACACATCGGCTATTTAAGTGAAAACCCTTATTTATATGAGTATCTTACAGGCTGGGAGTTTTTAGAGTTAGCCGCCGGCTTATTTGAGATCCCTGTCAGTGTGCAACGTCAACGCATTCCCGAACTACTGGATTTAGTGGGTTTATCTCAAACTGATGCACGCAAAAAACAGATGCGTCGCTACTCCAAAGGGATGTTACAACGGGTGGGAATGGCGCAGGCTTTGATTAATGACCCAGAATTAATCTTTCTAGATGAGCCGATGTCAGGACTAGACCCTTTAGGACGTTACCGGATGCGGGAAATTATTTTGTCACTCAAAGCCGCCGGTAAGACGATATTCTTTAATAGTCATATTCTGAGTGAAGTGGAACAGATTTGCGATCGCATCGCCATTTTGTCCCAAGGTGAATTAGTCTGTGTCGGTTCTCTGGGGGAACTATTAGGCCAAGATGAAACATATCATGTCAAAGGTGAGGGTGGAGATTGGGCAATCCTCAAAAAATGGCTACCTAGTATAGTTTTTGAACCTGACGGTTCTTGGCATGGTGTTCTACAAGGCGATTACTATGATTTTCTCTCTAGTTTGCGCTTGATGGATGGCAGAATTATTACACTTAATTTATCTCGCCAATCTTTAGAAGAGTTTTTTATACAACAAATTAGTCAAAAATCAGAAAATAGGGAATAG
- a CDS encoding polysaccharide biosynthesis/export family protein, whose translation MVNAGSLKFLAQPAVGAALLTAVHLILPSASLAQGQSVFPNSQTVPRINRPVSTPIQQPDTNYLLGGGDLIRVNVFEVPEYTGEYQIPPGGAINLPLIGSVSVLGLTTEQAADIITEKYRRFLKRPQISINLLSPRPINVLVAGEVTRPGAYTLSLQGGAGNNPGVQYPTVLAALTTAQGVTLAADVTQVQLKRKTGRSGEQLVTLNLKELIQTGNTAQDITLRDGDVIVVPTATTFNVAEARNLFAANFAASQTAPRTVAVIGEVYRPGSYLVSAGSTDGQNGTAASSGLPNVSRAIQLAGGITSQADIRNIKLRRPTRVGSEQTVDINLWELLKNGDVNQDVIVQDGDTIVIPTATAITPAEATQLATTTLSPAKIQVGVVGEVKQPGAVSLQANSSLNQALLAAGGFNDARARKGSVELIRLNPNGSVTKREIKVDFSQGINEESNPILRNNDVVVVNRSGVARTTDGLNILAGPLGIIFNMLRFFGI comes from the coding sequence ATGGTTAACGCAGGTTCGCTGAAATTTCTAGCCCAGCCAGCTGTGGGTGCAGCTTTGTTAACAGCTGTTCATCTCATTTTGCCGTCTGCCAGTTTAGCTCAGGGACAGTCAGTATTTCCCAATTCCCAAACAGTACCTCGGATTAACCGACCCGTATCCACGCCTATCCAACAACCAGATACAAATTATCTGTTAGGCGGTGGAGACCTCATCCGTGTCAATGTTTTTGAAGTTCCTGAATATACGGGTGAATACCAAATTCCGCCCGGTGGTGCAATTAATTTACCTTTAATTGGTAGTGTTTCTGTTTTGGGTTTAACCACTGAACAAGCGGCTGATATTATTACCGAAAAATATCGTAGATTTCTGAAACGTCCGCAAATTTCTATTAATCTTTTATCTCCACGCCCGATTAATGTTTTGGTTGCAGGAGAAGTTACCCGTCCTGGTGCTTATACACTGAGTTTGCAAGGTGGTGCAGGTAACAATCCAGGGGTACAATATCCCACTGTCCTAGCTGCATTGACGACAGCACAGGGAGTTACCTTAGCAGCCGATGTTACTCAAGTACAGCTTAAACGTAAAACGGGGCGTTCTGGTGAGCAACTGGTAACGCTCAATCTCAAGGAACTCATTCAAACTGGTAATACTGCCCAAGATATCACCCTGCGGGATGGTGACGTGATAGTTGTGCCAACAGCCACTACTTTTAATGTGGCAGAAGCACGTAATTTGTTTGCAGCGAACTTTGCAGCTAGCCAAACTGCACCGCGCACCGTCGCAGTTATTGGTGAAGTTTACCGCCCAGGTTCTTACCTAGTTTCAGCAGGTTCGACAGATGGACAAAATGGCACGGCTGCTAGCTCTGGTTTACCCAATGTGTCACGAGCTATTCAATTAGCTGGTGGGATCACATCCCAAGCTGACATTCGCAATATTAAGCTACGTCGCCCCACAAGAGTAGGTTCAGAACAAACTGTAGATATCAACCTCTGGGAATTATTGAAAAATGGCGATGTCAATCAAGATGTAATCGTGCAAGATGGAGACACGATTGTGATTCCGACAGCCACAGCAATCACTCCAGCAGAAGCTACTCAATTAGCAACAACAACTTTATCTCCTGCCAAAATTCAAGTCGGGGTAGTGGGTGAAGTCAAACAGCCAGGAGCAGTATCATTACAAGCGAATAGTTCCTTAAACCAAGCTTTACTGGCAGCTGGTGGTTTTAATGATGCTAGAGCGCGTAAGGGTAGCGTAGAGTTAATTCGCTTAAACCCCAACGGTTCAGTTACTAAGCGTGAGATTAAGGTTGATTTCAGTCAAGGAATCAATGAGGAAAGTAATCCTATTCTTCGCAACAATGATGTGGTAGTAGTTAACCGGTCTGGTGTTGCCAGAACTACTGACGGTCTTAACATCCTAGCAGGGCCTCTAGGTATTATCTTTAATATGTTGAGATTTTTCGGAATTTAA
- a CDS encoding SPFH domain-containing protein: MEPIIAVVLALIAYALGSAKIINEGNAALVERLGRKHRTLTPGLNFVVPLVDQIVMEDTTREQFIDIKPQNIITKDNIYLEVDAVLFWRIKDIEKSFYAIEDLQGSLTQLATTTLREIIARNTVEETNVTRAEMDKAILDQLNSTTIDWGVEIIRLDIQRITPPESVRKSMEEERAAEIKKRALITEAEAERQAAIKKAEGTMTSMQIIAEGLRSNPESKEILRYLVAQDYINASYKLGESPNAKVVFVDPGKTGELMKEVIAESTNTEGNGKSSEHG; this comes from the coding sequence ATGGAGCCAATTATTGCTGTAGTCTTAGCACTGATAGCCTATGCCTTGGGATCTGCCAAAATCATCAATGAAGGTAATGCAGCCCTTGTGGAACGCTTGGGCAGAAAACACCGTACACTGACACCAGGTTTAAACTTTGTGGTGCCTTTGGTGGATCAGATTGTGATGGAAGATACCACACGAGAGCAGTTCATTGACATTAAACCCCAGAACATCATTACAAAAGATAATATTTATTTAGAAGTTGATGCTGTGTTGTTCTGGCGTATCAAAGATATAGAGAAAAGCTTTTACGCAATTGAAGATTTACAAGGTTCTCTGACACAGTTAGCTACAACCACACTAAGAGAAATTATTGCTCGGAACACTGTGGAAGAAACTAATGTGACGAGGGCGGAGATGGATAAAGCCATCCTAGACCAGTTGAACAGTACAACGATTGACTGGGGTGTTGAGATTATTCGCTTAGATATTCAAAGAATTACACCACCAGAGAGTGTGCGTAAATCAATGGAAGAAGAACGCGCTGCGGAAATTAAAAAACGGGCGTTGATTACGGAAGCTGAAGCGGAAAGACAAGCTGCAATTAAGAAAGCAGAAGGAACTATGACTTCCATGCAGATTATTGCAGAAGGTTTGCGTAGTAATCCTGAAAGTAAGGAAATTCTGCGCTATTTAGTGGCTCAAGATTATATTAATGCTAGCTACAAGCTAGGAGAAAGCCCAAATGCCAAGGTTGTGTTTGTAGATCCTGGTAAAACTGGTGAATTGATGAAGGAAGTCATCGCGGAATCAACTAATACTGAAGGTAATGGGAAAAGTTCTGAACATGGTTAG
- the folP gene encoding dihydropteroate synthase — translation MGLIIRDRCFDWGQRTYLMGVLNVTPDSFSDGGEFNNVAAALSQAQAMVAAGADIIDVGGQSTRPGAEQISLEDELNRVLPIIEALRPKISVPISVDTTRADVAKASVEAGADIINDISGGTFDEQMLPTAASLGVPIVLMHIQGTPQTMQQMTNYQDVVKEIASFLAKQIAIATDLGIDSTKIIIDPGIGFAKNYEQNLEILRRLEELRSLNCPILVGVSRKSFIGRILNQPDPKARVWGTAAACCAAIFNGADILRIHDVKEISDVSLVADAIFREIN, via the coding sequence ATGGGTTTAATCATACGCGATCGCTGTTTCGACTGGGGACAGCGTACTTATCTAATGGGAGTATTAAACGTTACTCCTGATAGTTTTAGTGATGGTGGTGAATTTAATAATGTTGCGGCGGCTTTATCCCAAGCCCAGGCAATGGTGGCAGCTGGTGCCGATATTATCGATGTCGGTGGACAATCCACCAGGCCTGGTGCCGAGCAAATTAGCCTAGAAGATGAACTCAACCGCGTATTGCCAATTATTGAGGCATTACGACCCAAAATTTCTGTACCAATTTCAGTAGATACAACTAGGGCTGATGTCGCCAAAGCATCTGTAGAAGCTGGAGCCGATATCATTAACGATATTTCTGGCGGTACATTTGATGAGCAAATGTTGCCCACAGCCGCCAGTTTAGGTGTACCTATTGTCTTGATGCACATTCAAGGGACACCCCAGACAATGCAACAAATGACTAATTATCAGGACGTAGTCAAAGAAATTGCGAGTTTTTTGGCTAAACAGATAGCCATAGCCACCGATTTGGGCATTGATTCCACCAAAATCATCATTGATCCTGGTATTGGTTTTGCCAAGAACTATGAGCAGAACTTAGAAATTTTGCGCCGCTTAGAAGAATTGCGATCGCTTAATTGTCCTATCTTAGTAGGAGTCTCCCGCAAAAGTTTTATTGGACGCATTTTAAATCAACCAGACCCAAAAGCCAGAGTCTGGGGAACAGCTGCGGCTTGTTGTGCAGCCATCTTCAATGGAGCTGATATCCTCCGCATTCATGATGTCAAAGAAATCAGCGATGTCTCCCTAGTTGCAGATGCCATATTTAGGGAAATCAATTAG
- the tpiA gene encoding triose-phosphate isomerase: MFKTQAETQEFLTGFLPSLQETPSEREVVLCPPFTDLSVLSKSLHGSLIQLGAQNVHWEESGAYTGEISGPMLVELGVRYVIVGHSERRQYFGETDQTVNLRLKAAQKHGLTPILCVGETKQQRDAGETESLIIGQLEQDLVNVDQDNLVIAYEPIWAIGTGDTCETTEANRVIGLIRNQLKNPNVPIQYGGSVKPNNIDEIMAQPEIDGVLVGGASLEPASFARIVNYQ; this comes from the coding sequence ATGTTCAAAACCCAGGCAGAAACACAAGAGTTTTTGACAGGGTTTCTGCCATCCTTACAAGAAACACCTTCCGAAAGGGAAGTAGTTTTATGTCCTCCGTTCACTGATCTCAGCGTTCTATCCAAGAGTTTACACGGTAGCCTCATACAATTGGGAGCGCAAAACGTCCATTGGGAAGAAAGTGGTGCGTACACGGGTGAAATTTCTGGCCCCATGTTAGTAGAACTTGGTGTACGTTACGTCATCGTCGGTCATAGCGAACGCCGACAATATTTTGGCGAAACAGACCAAACTGTGAATTTGCGCCTGAAAGCTGCCCAAAAGCACGGTTTAACCCCCATTCTTTGTGTAGGCGAAACCAAGCAACAGCGAGACGCTGGCGAAACAGAATCATTGATCATCGGTCAACTAGAACAAGACCTAGTAAATGTTGATCAAGACAATTTAGTAATTGCTTACGAACCGATTTGGGCTATTGGTACTGGTGACACTTGTGAAACCACAGAAGCTAATCGCGTCATTGGCTTAATTCGCAATCAGTTAAAGAATCCCAATGTTCCTATCCAATATGGCGGTTCAGTGAAGCCAAACAACATTGATGAAATTATGGCACAGCCAGAAATTGATGGTGTGCTGGTGGGTGGTGCAAGTTTAGAACCTGCGAGTTTTGCTCGTATTGTCAATTATCAGTAG
- a CDS encoding AraC family transcriptional regulator, whose product MQPHLLEDLSHQIIPNPPILTSKASGWQNVFLAYYQHPGAEINQHNIPFHILEVIDSNSSSDHERRLDNQFLSYKLRGNETFFCPAHTQHWTSWREQLNFTVLVFDPKLFAKLASETLDNQQIEFLPQWQIFDPIVQTLTSVLKADLEAGCPAGRLYGESFAAALMIHLIKQFTVSKLNSFHNYGTLPKHKLKIVLDYIQANLAEDISLDNLAEVAGISQFHFARLFKKSMHLPPHQYIIRQRIELAKQLLQKPEYNITEIALECGFAHPTHLSRHFRRLVGMSPSEFRKL is encoded by the coding sequence ATGCAACCCCATTTATTAGAAGATTTAAGTCATCAAATCATTCCCAATCCACCGATACTAACAAGTAAAGCATCTGGATGGCAAAATGTTTTTTTGGCTTATTATCAACATCCAGGGGCAGAAATTAATCAGCATAATATCCCATTTCATATATTAGAAGTTATAGATTCTAACTCCAGTTCAGACCATGAACGCCGCTTAGATAATCAATTTTTATCTTATAAGCTTAGAGGCAATGAAACCTTTTTTTGTCCTGCTCATACTCAGCATTGGACAAGTTGGCGAGAACAACTAAACTTTACAGTGCTAGTATTTGACCCCAAATTATTTGCAAAATTAGCTAGTGAAACCTTAGATAATCAGCAAATAGAATTTCTTCCACAATGGCAAATATTTGATCCCATTGTTCAGACTCTCACCAGCGTACTCAAAGCAGATTTAGAAGCAGGATGTCCCGCAGGTAGATTGTATGGTGAATCCTTTGCAGCAGCGTTGATGATTCATTTAATTAAACAATTTACCGTATCAAAACTCAATAGTTTTCATAATTATGGAACATTACCGAAACATAAACTTAAAATTGTCTTGGATTATATTCAAGCAAATTTAGCCGAAGATATTAGTTTAGACAATTTAGCTGAAGTTGCAGGAATCAGCCAATTTCACTTTGCTAGATTGTTTAAGAAATCAATGCACCTACCACCACATCAATATATTATTAGACAACGTATAGAACTAGCAAAACAATTACTTCAAAAGCCAGAATATAACATTACAGAAATTGCTTTAGAGTGCGGTTTTGCCCATCCGACTCATCTTAGTCGTCATTTTCGCCGCTTAGTTGGGATGTCTCCTAGTGAATTTAGAAAGTTATAG